The nucleotide window CGGGCGAGGCGGGGGCGCAGCCATGCGGTCAGTTGCGCGGTGACGCCGTCCGGCACCGACTGGGCCAGCAGCTCGGCGCTGAACTGCCGCTGGCCGCCGGGGCGCTTCAGGAACAGCACCATGCGCCGGGCCACCGCCAGCGCGGCGGCGCGGCCAAGGTCTTCCTCGACGAGGCTGAGCGCCAGGTCCATGCCGGCACTGATGCCGGCGGAAGTGCGGAACTTGCCGTCGCGGACGTGGATGGCGTCGTCCTGCACGTCGACCAGCGGATGCTGTTCGCGCAGCGCGGAGACGTCCTGCCAGTGCGTGACGGCGCGGCGGCCATCCAGCAAGCCGGCGCGCGCCAGCACGAAGGCGCCGGTGCAGACGGAGCAGCAGCGCGCCGCGTCCTCTCCCGCGCGGGCCACCCAGCGCAACAGCGCGCGTCCTTCCGGCGTCGCGGACGAGGGCAAGGACACGCCGCCCCCCCGGAGACCACCAGCGTACCGCCCGCGAGTCCCCGCCGCGGCAACGGCGCCGCCAACACGCTCACGCCGGCCGACGAGGCAACGGCGCCACCGCCCCGTGCGACCAGGTGGATGCGGTAGGGCTCGGGCTGGCCGGCATCGCGCGCCTCGTCGTTGGCGCTGGCGAAGACCTGGACCGGCCCGGTGGCATCGAGCAGCAGGAAGCCGGGAAACACCAGCAGCCAGACATTGACAGGTACGACCGGTGCGGTCGGTGCGGTCGGTGCAATGGGTGCCACCGGAGCGACGGGTGCGGGCGCTGTGATGAATGCGGCCGGTGGGGCGGGCAGGGCAGGAGAGCGCGGCATGTGGCAGATATTCAACCATCGCTGTCATTCCTGTCAATCGCGGCCGGCCTATCATCGGCTCCTCGATGAAAGGAGATGCCATGCTCGAACTCAGGCCCAGCTGCGAACACTGCGACAAGGCCCTGCCCCCGCACGCGACGGACGCACGCATCTGCAGCTATGAATGCACCTTCTGTGCCGACTGCGTGGACGGCTTGCTGCGGAACGTCTGTCCGAACTGCGGCGGCGGCTTCATGCCGCGGCCCGTGCGGCCGGCGCGCAACTGGAAGGGCGACAATTACCTCGGCAAGGATCCGGCGCGCACGGCGCCGAAATACCGGCCTGTCGATCCCGCCGCGCATGCGGCATTCGCCGCCGCGATCGTCGCCATTCCGCCGCAGGAGCGGTAAGCGGTGCGGGCGTGCGCGGGAAGTGAATGCGCTGTATCGGCAATCCGTCCCGCTCCTGGCTACGCCGGTCACGTTCATTGCGCGGGCGCCCAATGCGATGCTATTGTCGATGTCCGTTCAACCATCGACACCAAGGAAACCCATGCTGCTGTTCGCCGATGCCCGGTTCACCAGTCCCTATGCCATGTCCGTCTTCGTCGCGCTGACGGAAAAGCGCATTCCGTTCGCGTTGAAGACAGTCGACCTGGAGACCGGCGCCAATCGTGGCGAGGAATATGCCGCACAGTCGCTGACGCAGCGCGTTCCCACGCTGGTCGATGGCGACTTCGCGCTGTCGGAGTCGTCCGCCATCACGGAATACCTGGAAGAGCTGCAGCCCGAGCCCGCCCTGTATCCGGCGGACCTGAAGACCCGTGCCCGCGCGCGCCAGGTACAGGCCTGGATCAGGAGCGACCTGCTGCCGATACGGCAGGAGCGCTCGACCAACGTGGTGTTCTACGGCCCGGCCGATGCACCCCTGTCCGCCGCCGCCGAGGCAGCCGCGGACAAGTTGTTCAAGGCTGCGCAGGCGCTGCTGGACCACGGCGGCGACCATCTGTTCGGCGCCTGGACCATCGCGGACGTGGACCTGGCCCTGATGCTGAACCGGCTGGTGCTGAACGGCGATGACGTGCCGCCGGCACTGCGCGACTATGCCGCGCGCCAGTGGGCCCGCGAATCGGTGCAGGCCTGGGTGAGCCGGGCCCGTCCGCCACTGTAGCATCGCCGCTCCGCAACGCCGGAGGCGGTGCCGGAAGGCAGGTTCCACACCAGGGAACGTGCCGATGGATGATCCGGTGGGTGTGACGATCCGCGCATTTTAAGGGCCTGGCAAGATGCTAAGATGGCAAGTTTCGCCGTATTGTCATTCTTTACCCGGAAAGGCCCCATGAACAAGCGTTTCATCGCAATCCTGCTGGCCGGCCTGCTGTCGGCCAGCGCGTGGTCGGCGGATGCCGGCGCCGGCGTGTCCGCCGACCGGCCGGCCGCGCCAGCGGGACGCCCGCTCGTCGTCGACCAGCCCTACAGCGCCACGCACACGTTGACGATGCGCCGCCAGCAGCGCGGCGGCGCCGAAGCGACCCACCGGACCGTGACGAAGCTGTACCGCGACAGCGCCGGCAGGGCGCGCCGCGACCTGCTGGACGGCGAGGGCAACCCGACCCACTCGTTCATCATCGACACCGATGGCGCGGTGATCGTGCTGGATCACCGCAACCGGCTGGTCACGAGGCGGGCGGCAAGGCGGGTCGCGCCGGTCATCGACATGTCGGCACCCGCGCTGCGCAAGGCTGAAGCCAGGCCGCCGGTGGAGTCATTGGGAGAACGCGATATCGAAGGCGTGACGGCGACCGGGGAGAGCACCCGGCAGCGGATCAGGACCGCTGCGGGCAGCTTCGAGATCGTCACCGAAAGCTGGACGTCGAAGGAACTGGGTCTGACGCTGCATGTCAGGAACAGCGACCCGAAAGGCGAATCCGTCATCGCCATCAGTGACCTCGAGCGCGGCGAGCCGGATCCGGCATTGTTCGCGGCACCCGAGGATTACCAGGTGAAGCCTGAAGCCTGAAGTCTCAAGTCTCAAGTCTCGAGCCCAGACCTTGAAGCCCGGCAGTGCCGGGCGGGACGTCAGCCTTCCTTGTGGTGGAACGGCGCGAACCAGGTCACCAGGAACGAGGGAATGGTGGCCGCCATCACGAACCAGAAATAATCCACGTAGCCCATCCACTGCTGCAGGTGGCCGGACACGGTGCCCGTCACCAGCATGCACAGGCCCATCAGGCCGGTACCGAACGCATAGTGGGTGGTGCTGTACTTGCCCGGCGCGAGCTGCTGCATCAGGTAGATCATGAAGCCCACCGAGCCGAAGCCGTAGAAGAATTTTTCGATCGCCACGCCGGCGCTGATCACCACCAGGTCGGTCGGCTGGTACATCGCCATCAGCAGGAACGTCGCGTTCGGGATGTTGACGGCGCAGCACAGCAGGAACAGCGTGGGCTTCAGGCCCCGCTTGGCGACGAACAGGCCGCCCAGCAGCGAGCCGACCAGCACGGCCACCAGGCCATAGGTGCCGTAGACGATGCCCAGCAGTTCGTTCGACAGGCCCAGGCCGCCCTTGGCCACCGGGTCGACCATGAAGAACGGGCCGATCTTTTCCAGCAGGCCGATGGAGAGCCGGAACAGGAAGGCAAAGCCCACCATCAGCCACACGTCGCGCTTCTGGAAGAAGGTGACGAACGAATCCCACAGGATATGCAGCGCCTCGCGCGGCGAGGTCGGCGCGTTCTCGGCCTTGGCGCCGTCGGGCATGGTGCGCATGTGCCACACCGCCATCACCAGCGTGATGCCGGCGACGATGAAGAACACGATGCGCCAGCTGTCGATCCATTCCGGGCCGAAGGTATTGGCATCGTGGCCGAACACGTTGGTGTGCAGCCAGCCGGACAGGTAGACCAGGCCGCCCGAGGCGACGATCGGGCCGACATTCCACGACAGGCTCTGGATGCCGCAATACAGCGACTGCTTGCGGGAATCGAGCGCCGTGACATACACGCCGTCCGAGGCGATGTCCTGCGTGGCGCCGACGAACGACAGCACGATGAACAGGCCGACCATGATCGCCATGTAGCCGGGCAGCGACATGGCCAGTGCCACGCAGCCGAAGCCCACGCCGATCGCCAGCTGGGCGCACAGCACGAAGAATTTCTTGGTGCGGTACATTTCGACGAACGGCGCGAACAGCGGCTTGACCGTGTAGGCGAAGATCAGGTAACTGGCATATTCGGCGGCCCGGCCGTTGTCCATGCCCAGGTTCTTGAACATGATCGCCGTCACGCTGGTCAGCATGACGTAGGCCAGCGCCATCGTGAAGTACCCGGTGGGTACCCACAGCAGCGGGCTCACCGTGGATGCCGGCACGGCGGTGCCCGCCGGGGGCACCGTGCCTGGCACGGCGGCTTTCGTGTTCATGTTGTCTCCTGTCTCGGTCGTCATCGATTGCAGGCGGCTATGCTGCCGCCGTGCTTGTCATGATAGCGCCAACAATGGCGCTTTTGTCGATCAGCGGCGCTGCATGTCGATGAATTCGCGGTACCACAGCGCGCTGTCCTTCGGCGTGCGTTTCTGGGTCGCGTAATCGACGTGGATGATGCCGAAGCGCTTGGCGTAGCCGGAATTCCATTCGAAGTTGTCCAGCAGGCTCCACAGGAAGTAGCCGCGCACGTCCACGCCCTGGTCCATTGCCGCCTTCAGGGCGGCCAGGTGGCGTTCCACGTAGTCGATGCGCTTGGTGTCGGCGATGCGGCCGTCGACCAGTTCGTGATCCGGATTGGCCATGCCGTTCTCGGTGATGTAGATCGGCGGCAGGTCGTATTCGCCCTTCAGCTTCACCAGCAGTTCGGTCAGGCCCTGCGGATAGATCTCCCAGCCCATGTCGGTGGTGCCCAGGGCGGCCGGCGCCTGGCGCGGCGGCGTTTCCGCGCTGCAGAACGAACGGAAGTAATAGTTCACGCCGAGGAAATCGATCGGCCCGCGGATGATGTCGAAGTCGCCTGCCTTCACGTCGGGCGCGTCGGCACCGTGGCCGCGCAGCGCGTATTCCGGGTAGTGGCCCTTGAAGATCGGGTCCATGAACCACTGTACCGAGCGGGCGTATTCCCAGGTGGCGAGATCGCGGTCGGCCTGGCTGTCGGTGGCCGCGTCGGCGGTCCACTGGTTCAGCACGATGCCCAGCTGCGCCGAGCTGCCCACGCCGCGCATCGCCTTCATCGCCAGCCCGTGCGACAGCAGCAGGTGGTGCGACACTTGCACCGACTGCTTGTTGTCCGCCACGCCGGGCGCGAATTGGGCATTGCCGTAGCCCAGGTTGGCCGTGCACCATGGCTCATTGTGCGTTGCAATCGTTTTCACGCGATTACCGAAGCGGCGCGCCACTTCCGCCGCGTACTCGGCGAAGTGGTAGGCGGTATCGCGGTTCAGCCAGCCGCCTTCATCCTGCAAGGCTTGCGGCAGGTCCCAGTGGTACAGCGTGACGTGGGCGCCGATGTTTTTCTTGTCCAGCTCGTCCAGCAGGCGTTCATAGAAGGCAAAGCCGGCTTCGTTCCAGGCGCCCTTGCCGGCCGGCTGCACGCGTGCCCAGGCCATCGAGAAGCGGTAGGCATCCACGTGCAGGTCCGCCATGATGCCGACGTCTTCCGCGTAACGGTGGTAGTGGTCGCAGGCCACGTCGCCGTTGCTGCCATCGATCACCTTGCCGGGCGTATGGCTGAACGTATCCCAGATGGATGGGCCCTTGCCATCGGCAGTGGCGGCACCTTCGATCTGGAACGAGCTGGTGGCCACGCCCCACGTGAACGAAGGCGGAAATTGCAGTGTGTCGGTCATTGTCTTAGTCGGCTGGAAGAGAAAAGAGGGCGTGCACGCAAATGCTTGAAAACGATTTCATGCACTGCGGAACATTAGACCGCAAGCCGATTCCCCTGTCAATTACAAAAAATCCAGTCTCTCGCTGCGTTTTTCACCAGCGAAAAAAAACCCGGGAAGTCCCGGGTTTCGCATGTCATGTTGGCTTCGCGCTGCTTCGCGCTTGCTTATTCGTACTGTCCAGTGCCAGGCACTGTGTTTCAGCTCGCAATGAACCGTGGCGGAATTTCCATGCCGGCGGAAGCCGCATCGGCATACGCACGCAATTCATTGATCGCCAATTCGAGTTGTTCCTGGCTGGGATTGGCTTGGAAACCACGAATGCGTTCATTCAACGCAGCAACTTTCTGCGTCCATTCCAGCCTGTCGAACTTGCTCATAGAGCCTCCCTGCAAAAATATATTCTTGAGGAAACCATTTTCCCCCAGCGGCAGCACGTGTTCAGTGCGGCAGCGCACAATTGCGCTGGTCACAAAGGATGAGTTAGCCGCGCCGATGTGTCAAGCCTTGGCACCGTGCAGGAACAGGTCCACGCGCTGTTCGACCAGCAGGGCATCGTCTTGCGGATTGCTCGGCGGCATGGCGAACAGATAGCGCTTCAGGTGGTCGCCCATCAGGCAGTTCATCAGGTGCACGACCAGCTGGTCGGCGGGGATGTCGTGCAGCTGCGTGCGCACGTCGGGCCGGTTGAAATAGCGTTCCAGCGCCAGCCGGGTTTGCCGCGGTCCGGATTCGAAAAAGGCCTCGGCCAGTTCCGGGTCATGGTGCGCCTCGGCGATCACCATGCGGTACAGCTTGATCACCGCGCCGGACGAGACCAGCTTGTGGAAACGCATGCCGAAGTCGAGCAGAACCTCGCGCATGGGACGCTGGTTGGTTTCCAGGTCTTCCATCGTGTCGAAATACACATCGCGGCCCGAGGCCAGGATTTCACGGAACAGGCCGCTCTTGCCGCCGAACTTCACGTAGATGGTGCGCACGGCCACGCGGGCGCGCCGCGCGATCATTTCCAGGCTCACCTTCGAATAGCCTTTTTCCAGGAACAGCTCGGCGGCGGAACTCAACAGTTCCTGCGTGCGCGCTTCCGCTTCGCAGGCGCGCGGGCGCCCGGCGCTGCGGGCCCCGATCGGGCAGGGGGAATCGGCGGTGATTTGCTCGTCAGACATAAGGCGGGACATCTTCCAGGAGGCGGGGACGCCAAAGGCTATCAGAGGCCGTCACTTTATTCCAGCTAGAAATGAAATGCAACCGTTTCATTTCTTGACTTCAGGCATCCGTTGGCGAATAATGCGCACAGTCCATTTCATTTCTCGGAGCGTTTTCCATGTCCAACCAGGCAGAACAAAAAGTGCTGGCCACCGCTTCGCCGGCCGAACCACAGGGAGCCGCGCCGGCGAAGAAGCCGAACCGCCGCGTGCTGGTCGTTGCCGGCCTGATCGCCGTGGCAGCCATCGCGGGCGGCGCCCGCATGTGGTATCGCAGCGCGCATTTCGTGGAAACGGAAAACGCCTACGTGGCCGGGCACGTGCACCCGGTATCGTCGCGCATCGCCGGCACGGTGACGAAGGTGCTGATCGACGATAACCAGTACGTCAAGGCGGGCGACGTGATCGCCGAACTCGATCCGTT belongs to Pseudoduganella albidiflava and includes:
- a CDS encoding MFS transporter → MALAYVMLTSVTAIMFKNLGMDNGRAAEYASYLIFAYTVKPLFAPFVEMYRTKKFFVLCAQLAIGVGFGCVALAMSLPGYMAIMVGLFIVLSFVGATQDIASDGVYVTALDSRKQSLYCGIQSLSWNVGPIVASGGLVYLSGWLHTNVFGHDANTFGPEWIDSWRIVFFIVAGITLVMAVWHMRTMPDGAKAENAPTSPREALHILWDSFVTFFQKRDVWLMVGFAFLFRLSIGLLEKIGPFFMVDPVAKGGLGLSNELLGIVYGTYGLVAVLVGSLLGGLFVAKRGLKPTLFLLCCAVNIPNATFLLMAMYQPTDLVVISAGVAIEKFFYGFGSVGFMIYLMQQLAPGKYSTTHYAFGTGLMGLCMLVTGTVSGHLQQWMGYVDYFWFVMAATIPSFLVTWFAPFHHKEG
- a CDS encoding GH1 family beta-glucosidase, which translates into the protein MTDTLQFPPSFTWGVATSSFQIEGAATADGKGPSIWDTFSHTPGKVIDGSNGDVACDHYHRYAEDVGIMADLHVDAYRFSMAWARVQPAGKGAWNEAGFAFYERLLDELDKKNIGAHVTLYHWDLPQALQDEGGWLNRDTAYHFAEYAAEVARRFGNRVKTIATHNEPWCTANLGYGNAQFAPGVADNKQSVQVSHHLLLSHGLAMKAMRGVGSSAQLGIVLNQWTADAATDSQADRDLATWEYARSVQWFMDPIFKGHYPEYALRGHGADAPDVKAGDFDIIRGPIDFLGVNYYFRSFCSAETPPRQAPAALGTTDMGWEIYPQGLTELLVKLKGEYDLPPIYITENGMANPDHELVDGRIADTKRIDYVERHLAALKAAMDQGVDVRGYFLWSLLDNFEWNSGYAKRFGIIHVDYATQKRTPKDSALWYREFIDMQRR
- a CDS encoding GlxA family transcriptional regulator — encoded protein: MPSSATPEGRALLRWVARAGEDAARCCSVCTGAFVLARAGLLDGRRAVTHWQDVSALREQHPLVDVQDDAIHVRDGKFRTSAGISAGMDLALSLVEEDLGRAAALAVARRMVLFLKRPGGQRQFSAELLAQSVPDGVTAQLTAWLRPRLARQLDVDQMASACALSVRTLHRRLRQEADVTPAQLLARLRMELACSLLERPRMTVKEAARRSGHGSEYNLRRAFMQHLGVLPSEYQARFA
- a CDS encoding TetR/AcrR family transcriptional regulator gives rise to the protein MSDEQITADSPCPIGARSAGRPRACEAEARTQELLSSAAELFLEKGYSKVSLEMIARRARVAVRTIYVKFGGKSGLFREILASGRDVYFDTMEDLETNQRPMREVLLDFGMRFHKLVSSGAVIKLYRMVIAEAHHDPELAEAFFESGPRQTRLALERYFNRPDVRTQLHDIPADQLVVHLMNCLMGDHLKRYLFAMPPSNPQDDALLVEQRVDLFLHGAKA
- the yfcF gene encoding glutathione transferase: MLLFADARFTSPYAMSVFVALTEKRIPFALKTVDLETGANRGEEYAAQSLTQRVPTLVDGDFALSESSAITEYLEELQPEPALYPADLKTRARARQVQAWIRSDLLPIRQERSTNVVFYGPADAPLSAAAEAAADKLFKAAQALLDHGGDHLFGAWTIADVDLALMLNRLVLNGDDVPPALRDYAARQWARESVQAWVSRARPPL
- a CDS encoding DUF1272 domain-containing protein, which encodes MLELRPSCEHCDKALPPHATDARICSYECTFCADCVDGLLRNVCPNCGGGFMPRPVRPARNWKGDNYLGKDPARTAPKYRPVDPAAHAAFAAAIVAIPPQER